The following are from one region of the Paenibacillus sp. KS-LC4 genome:
- a CDS encoding small acid-soluble spore protein P has translation MSKPDSMPVPEAERPSQDKRSRNDESAQQQPLSGSKKTKKKNHTSHLNPEGS, from the coding sequence ATGAGCAAGCCAGACAGCATGCCTGTACCGGAGGCAGAGCGTCCATCTCAGGACAAAAGAAGCCGCAATGATGAGTCTGCCCAGCAGCAGCCATTGTCCGGGTCTAAAAAAACAAAGAAGAAAAATCATACTTCTCACCTAAATCCGGAAGGTTCTTAA
- a CDS encoding DsbA family oxidoreductase, producing MQIDVWSDFACPFCYIGKKKLEGALAKFEHGKQVKVVFRSFELDPNAAISYEHDVHEMLSRKYGMPREKAIEMNRDLAKQAASVGLTFNFDTLVLTNTLDGHRLTHFAAKYGKQEEMSEILFRAYFTDSKHLGERDTLADLAAEVGLDRQEVLAMLESDAHTQDVRGDEEEASRLGVRGVPFFVLNRKYAISGAQPDEVFLNAIKQAWDEAYPTLTVINDLPDAMDGAACSDGACAPSAAKDAAKDAHSDKA from the coding sequence ATGCAAATAGATGTATGGTCAGATTTCGCATGTCCGTTCTGTTATATTGGTAAAAAGAAACTGGAGGGGGCATTAGCAAAGTTTGAGCATGGCAAGCAAGTGAAGGTCGTGTTCCGCAGCTTTGAGCTGGACCCTAACGCCGCGATCAGCTACGAGCATGATGTACATGAAATGCTGTCCCGCAAATACGGCATGCCCCGCGAGAAAGCAATCGAGATGAATAGAGATTTGGCGAAGCAGGCGGCATCGGTTGGTTTGACCTTTAACTTCGATACGCTGGTGCTGACGAATACGCTAGATGGGCATCGCCTGACCCATTTTGCTGCAAAATACGGCAAGCAGGAGGAAATGTCGGAAATATTGTTCCGTGCCTATTTTACTGATTCGAAGCATTTGGGAGAGCGCGACACGCTTGCTGATTTGGCTGCTGAGGTTGGACTCGATCGTCAGGAGGTACTGGCTATGCTTGAAAGCGATGCTCATACACAGGATGTGCGCGGGGATGAGGAGGAGGCTTCGCGGTTAGGAGTGCGAGGTGTGCCATTTTTCGTCCTTAATCGCAAATACGCCATATCGGGTGCGCAGCCGGATGAAGTATTCCTGAATGCAATCAAGCAAGCTTGGGATGAAGCATATCCGACACTGACCGTTATCAATGATTTACCTGACGCGATGGATGGTGCAGCTTGTTCAGACGGCGCTTGTGCGCCTTCGGCAGCTAAGGATGCAGCTAAGGATGCCCATTCCGACAAAGCCTAA
- a CDS encoding NucA/NucB deoxyribonuclease domain-containing protein, with the protein MKNAFISLLIMLALAGASYMGWLDELAKDWNTAEGTDYTLYFPTDRYPETGKHIKDAIAAGKSPICTIDRDGADQNRKKSLQGVKVKKGFDRDEWPMAMCAEGGSGAHIAYIDPSDNRGAGSWVSNQLEKYPDGSRIAFVIK; encoded by the coding sequence ATGAAAAATGCCTTTATTTCCTTGCTTATTATGCTGGCTTTGGCTGGTGCATCCTATATGGGCTGGCTCGATGAGCTGGCGAAAGATTGGAATACGGCAGAAGGAACGGACTATACGTTATATTTTCCGACTGATCGGTATCCGGAGACAGGCAAGCACATTAAAGATGCGATTGCTGCGGGAAAATCCCCTATTTGTACGATTGATCGGGATGGCGCGGATCAGAATCGAAAGAAATCATTGCAGGGCGTCAAGGTGAAAAAAGGCTTTGATCGTGATGAATGGCCAATGGCTATGTGTGCAGAAGGCGGGAGCGGAGCACATATTGCTTATATTGACCCATCGGATAATCGCGGTGCAGGGTCGTGGGTCAGCAACCAGCTGGAGAAATATCCCGATGGCTCGAGAATTGCTTTTGTCATCAAATAA
- a CDS encoding collagen-like protein, which translates to MAKRRASCLRKLNLAILELKLARRLAGKNKIARAEHEVMDSILLLTEALKCLDEHPNRKPRHSHVHWSTHTRRGKRGPRGARGPRGLRGFSGSAGVDGATGAAGPAGAPGAVGQPGAMGPGGAVGPAGPPGPQGAAGAIGPAGAIGAVGATGATGATGAGLQGVVAFNSMVAPTYFVNQVVTFNNCTYIVNTAPPSGDPESSADYTLLAGAGVDGAAGATGATGVGLQGIAAFDPLIAPTYPVNQVVTFNGSTYVVNTAPPSGVPGSSSDYTLLAGAGATGATGATGAGVTGATGVTGATGAGITGLTGVTGNTGATGATGVGGATGNTGATGSTGVAGATGVTGSTGETGATGATGVGGATGNTGATGSTGVAGATGVTGSTGETGATGATGVGGATGNTGATGSTGATGVAGVTGATGETGATGATGVGGATGNTGETGSTGVAGATGVTGSTGETGATGATGATGATGSTGATGATGVTGSTGQTGATGATGVGGATGNTGATGSTGATGVAGVTGATGETGATGATGVDGATGNTGATGSTGATGVAGVTGATGETGATGATGIGGATGNTGATGSTGATGVTGVTGATGATGVTGATGNTGATGATGARGATGATGADGDEGDRGSTGATGVTGITGATGNTGATGNTGATGVTGVTGVTGATGATGATGATGATGVGSTGATGATGVSTTAVSAFAANTTGGVIAVVLGGTNVPLPSAQNIGAGITVNGANDTFTVTAAGRYFITYQINTTAALLVNTRLLINGAANTASTLEPIVSLSSFNNDIIVTLTAGSTITLQLFGLLGSATLLGSSAGAALTIIQLS; encoded by the coding sequence TTGGCGAAAAGAAGAGCAAGTTGTTTGCGTAAATTAAATCTCGCCATTCTTGAATTGAAATTAGCACGGAGGCTGGCTGGGAAAAATAAAATTGCTCGTGCAGAGCACGAAGTAATGGATTCGATTTTGCTGCTGACAGAGGCATTGAAATGTCTGGATGAGCATCCAAATAGAAAACCTCGGCATAGCCATGTCCACTGGTCAACGCATACAAGGCGGGGCAAACGCGGTCCTAGAGGAGCGAGGGGGCCGCGGGGCTTAAGAGGCTTCAGCGGCTCAGCTGGAGTAGATGGAGCTACAGGAGCCGCTGGTCCGGCAGGAGCACCCGGTGCTGTAGGGCAGCCTGGGGCGATGGGGCCTGGCGGGGCAGTTGGGCCCGCGGGACCACCGGGGCCGCAAGGGGCTGCGGGAGCCATTGGTCCAGCAGGGGCAATTGGCGCTGTCGGAGCTACAGGCGCGACGGGTGCAACTGGAGCTGGGCTGCAAGGAGTAGTGGCGTTTAATTCAATGGTCGCACCAACTTATTTCGTCAATCAGGTCGTTACATTCAATAATTGCACTTATATCGTGAATACGGCACCGCCAAGCGGGGATCCAGAAAGCTCAGCCGATTATACGCTGCTTGCTGGGGCGGGAGTCGACGGCGCAGCCGGAGCCACTGGTGCAACGGGTGTGGGGCTGCAAGGAATAGCAGCGTTTGACCCGCTGATTGCTCCAACCTATCCAGTTAACCAGGTCGTTACGTTCAATGGCAGCACTTATGTCGTGAATACGGCACCGCCAAGTGGAGTGCCGGGAAGCTCGTCCGATTATACGCTGCTTGCTGGCGCAGGGGCAACCGGAGCAACTGGGGCAACCGGTGCAGGAGTTACAGGTGCGACGGGGGTTACTGGTGCCACTGGTGCTGGAATTACAGGGTTAACTGGTGTTACTGGAAATACGGGAGCAACAGGAGCTACAGGTGTAGGTGGAGCGACAGGCAATACCGGAGCAACAGGTAGTACAGGAGTCGCTGGAGCAACTGGCGTAACCGGGTCAACCGGAGAGACGGGAGCAACAGGAGCTACGGGTGTAGGTGGAGCAACAGGCAATACCGGAGCAACAGGTAGTACAGGAGTCGCTGGAGCAACTGGCGTAACCGGGTCAACCGGAGAGACGGGAGCAACAGGAGCTACAGGTGTAGGTGGAGCGACAGGAAATACCGGAGCAACGGGAAGTACAGGAGCCACCGGAGTAGCTGGCGTAACCGGAGCCACCGGAGAGACGGGAGCAACAGGAGCTACAGGTGTAGGTGGAGCGACAGGAAATACGGGAGAGACAGGTAGTACAGGAGTCGCTGGAGCAACTGGCGTAACCGGGTCAACTGGAGAGACGGGAGCAACAGGAGCAACAGGAGCTACAGGAGCGACAGGTAGTACAGGAGCCACCGGAGCAACTGGCGTAACCGGGTCAACCGGACAGACGGGAGCAACAGGAGCTACGGGTGTAGGTGGAGCAACAGGCAATACCGGAGCAACGGGAAGTACAGGAGCCACCGGAGTAGCTGGCGTAACCGGAGCCACCGGAGAGACGGGAGCAACAGGCGCTACAGGTGTAGATGGAGCGACAGGAAACACTGGAGCAACGGGAAGTACAGGAGCCACCGGAGTAGCTGGCGTAACCGGGGCAACCGGAGAGACGGGAGCAACAGGTGCTACAGGTATAGGTGGAGCGACAGGAAATACCGGAGCAACGGGAAGTACGGGAGCCACTGGAGTAACCGGCGTGACTGGAGCCACCGGAGCAACTGGTGTGACTGGAGCCACCGGAAATACAGGGGCCACTGGAGCAACAGGAGCAAGAGGAGCAACGGGAGCAACAGGAGCGGATGGAGATGAAGGAGACAGAGGAAGTACGGGAGCAACAGGAGTAACGGGTATAACTGGAGCGACAGGAAATACTGGGGCAACAGGAAATACGGGAGCCACTGGAGTAACTGGAGTAACTGGCGTGACCGGAGCAACAGGAGCCACCGGTGCTACAGGCGCTACAGGCGCAACCGGAGTCGGCAGTACCGGAGCAACAGGAGCAACGGGTGTTAGTACAACAGCAGTGTCTGCTTTTGCGGCTAATACAACAGGAGGCGTTATTGCTGTCGTGCTTGGAGGGACGAATGTGCCGCTCCCAAGCGCTCAAAATATCGGCGCAGGCATAACGGTCAATGGAGCCAACGATACATTCACGGTTACTGCTGCGGGAAGGTATTTTATTACGTATCAAATAAATACAACAGCTGCGTTATTGGTTAACACGCGTTTGCTCATTAACGGGGCAGCCAATACGGCATCCACCTTGGAGCCGATAGTAAGCTTATCCTCTTTCAACAACGATATCATTGTGACGCTAACTGCAGGCTCAACCATTACTCTGCAATTATTTGGACTTCTGGGTTCAGCCACATTGCTTGGAAGCAGTGCGGGCGCGGCATTGACCATTATCCAATTAAGCTAA
- a CDS encoding glycosyltransferase family 2 protein, whose protein sequence is MIAISLCMIVKNEEKTLARCLASIAPAVDEIIIVDTGSTDATREIAADFTNRVESFTWVDDFAAARNYAFSLATKPYMMWLDADDVLEVSEVHKLKALKHQLDDTVDSVSMDYHLSFDEFGNVVNKLRRNRIVKRERGFQWIGAVHEYLEVYGNIVHCDVIVTHKSLGHDSDRNLTMYENRLRRGEIFTPRDLFYYANELKDNGRYDSAIRYYDKFLATEKGWIEDNILACGRLADCYHELNEPRNMMDSVLRSFYYDKPRAEFCCRLGYYFLQQDKLQMAVYWYKQALQVEHADTTDWGFANVACSTWLPQLQLCVCYDRLGDFEAANFHNEQAASYRPEDERMIANREYLSKRLSKRDEGGVVLV, encoded by the coding sequence TTGATCGCAATTAGCCTTTGTATGATTGTCAAAAATGAAGAAAAAACATTGGCGCGCTGTCTCGCCTCTATCGCCCCCGCCGTAGATGAGATTATTATTGTCGACACAGGCTCGACCGATGCTACCAGAGAAATCGCTGCTGATTTCACGAATCGCGTCGAGTCTTTCACCTGGGTGGATGACTTTGCCGCAGCCCGCAATTACGCATTCTCGCTTGCAACGAAGCCTTATATGATGTGGCTGGATGCAGATGATGTACTGGAGGTTTCCGAGGTGCACAAGCTGAAGGCGCTCAAGCATCAGCTTGACGATACGGTGGACTCTGTCTCCATGGACTACCATCTGTCATTTGACGAGTTCGGGAATGTCGTTAATAAGCTGCGGCGCAATCGCATTGTAAAGCGTGAGCGGGGCTTCCAGTGGATAGGTGCGGTTCATGAGTATTTGGAGGTATATGGGAACATTGTCCACTGCGATGTGATCGTTACACATAAAAGCCTTGGGCATGACAGTGACCGCAATTTAACAATGTATGAGAACAGGCTCCGTAGAGGAGAGATTTTCACCCCGCGCGACTTGTTTTATTATGCGAATGAGCTGAAGGATAATGGTCGCTATGATTCGGCTATTCGTTATTATGATAAGTTTCTCGCGACGGAAAAAGGCTGGATTGAAGATAATATTCTCGCTTGCGGACGGCTTGCAGATTGCTATCACGAGTTGAACGAGCCTCGCAATATGATGGATTCCGTGCTGCGCTCCTTCTATTATGATAAGCCGCGGGCAGAATTTTGCTGCCGTCTTGGGTATTATTTTTTGCAGCAGGATAAGCTCCAGATGGCCGTTTATTGGTATAAGCAGGCGCTCCAGGTCGAGCACGCAGATACAACAGATTGGGGCTTCGCGAATGTAGCCTGCTCTACGTGGCTGCCGCAGCTTCAGCTATGTGTCTGTTATGACCGTCTGGGCGACTTTGAGGCGGCCAATTTTCATAATGAGCAAGCGGCCAGCTATCGGCCAGAGGATGAGCGAATGATTGCGAATCGGGAATATTTGAGCAAGCGGTTGAGCAAGAGGGATGAGGGAGGGGTCGTGCTTGTTTAA